In Amphiura filiformis chromosome 2, Afil_fr2py, whole genome shotgun sequence, one DNA window encodes the following:
- the LOC140146200 gene encoding retinol dehydrogenase 12-like — translation MSSMKEQRSETAGGFEHITGVKYFGHFLLTHLLLDLLKKSSPSRIINAVCLDYNSGRIDFDDLYLTKEEYNPWHSHFVASLEMIMFTREFGKRFKDTGVTANMVQPGHLDTRFGKLLKERYPHAPPVDPVEVGARPMLYCALEKGIERVTGTYFTAECTQRPVAPHALDDEVASRLWDVTKKMVGLK, via the exons ATGTCATCTATGAAAGAACAGAGATCAGAAACAGCAGGTGGTTTTGAGCACATTACTGGCGTCAAATACTTCGGTCATTTTCTCCTTACCCATCTCCTTCTAGACCTCCTCAAGAAATCCTCACCAAGTCGCATCATCAATGCGGTGTGTTTGGATTACAACAGTGGTAGAATTGactttgatgatttatacttgaccAAGGAAGAATACAACCCTTGGCATTCTCATTTCGTTGCTTCCTTGGAGATGATCATGTTCACCAGAGAATTCGGAAAACGGTTTAAAG ATACTGGGGTTACAGCCAACATGGTGCAACCAGGGCATCTTGATACCAGATTCGGTAAACTGTTGAAAGAGCGATACCCACATGCACCTCCCGTGGATCCAGTTGAGGTGGGTGCCAGACCAATGCTTTATTGTGCACTAGAGAAGGGAATCGAACGGGTGACTGGAACATACTTTACGGC TGAATGTACTCAAAGACCAGTAGCACCACATGCTCTAGATGATGAAGTTGCTTCACGATTATGGGACGTCACAAAGAAAATGGTTGGCTTAAAATGA